One segment of Terriglobales bacterium DNA contains the following:
- a CDS encoding DEAD/DEAH box helicase codes for MTRFTEMPLSAGLQQRLATAQFTTPTPVQAAAIPHALEGKDVLATAQTGTGKTLAFLIPAIERLQGSTSHNVEVLVLVPTRELALQIHTQYEKLRGNKLTPAALIIGGVAEKSQIKALRSGARMVVATPGRLEDLLSRKLGDVRNVQLLVLDEADRMLDMGFLPAIRRIAAVLPQKRQTLCFSATLEASVAGLVHQYMRDPVRVALGSILKPAENVELQAFEVALAEKRNVLRHLLYQEKGRSLIFARTKRGTERLAKDLSRDGFAAAMIHGDRSQSQRNGALSGFEEGRFNVLVATDIASRGIHVGDIAHVINYDLPTLPEDFIHRVGRTGRAGARGLASTLVSGAEVSELRQIERALKLRIERKQISSRETEETNRQVPARRDTLAGRTLRALPGEVFA; via the coding sequence ATGACACGATTTACAGAAATGCCTCTCTCTGCTGGTTTGCAGCAGAGGTTGGCAACAGCACAATTCACAACACCCACACCCGTCCAGGCGGCGGCCATTCCACATGCGCTCGAGGGCAAAGACGTTCTTGCCACGGCGCAGACTGGGACCGGCAAAACGCTCGCCTTCCTTATCCCCGCAATCGAACGATTGCAGGGCAGCACTTCGCATAACGTAGAAGTGCTGGTGCTGGTTCCCACGCGGGAGCTGGCATTGCAGATCCACACGCAGTACGAAAAGTTACGCGGCAATAAGCTCACGCCCGCGGCACTGATCATTGGCGGAGTCGCAGAAAAATCTCAGATCAAGGCGTTGCGCTCAGGCGCGCGCATGGTCGTGGCAACTCCGGGACGCCTCGAAGATCTTCTCAGCCGCAAGCTTGGGGACGTGCGCAACGTTCAGCTTTTGGTCCTCGATGAAGCCGACCGCATGCTCGATATGGGGTTCCTGCCCGCTATCCGCCGCATTGCGGCCGTATTGCCGCAGAAACGCCAGACGCTTTGCTTCTCGGCAACGCTCGAGGCATCAGTCGCCGGGCTGGTACATCAATATATGCGGGACCCGGTCCGCGTCGCCCTCGGATCAATCCTGAAGCCCGCTGAAAATGTCGAGCTGCAGGCGTTCGAGGTCGCGCTGGCTGAAAAGCGCAACGTACTTCGCCACCTGCTCTATCAGGAAAAAGGACGCAGCCTGATCTTCGCCCGCACCAAGCGCGGCACCGAGCGCCTGGCCAAAGATCTTTCGCGCGACGGCTTCGCCGCGGCGATGATTCACGGTGACCGCTCGCAGTCGCAGCGCAATGGTGCGCTCAGCGGCTTCGAAGAAGGACGCTTCAACGTCCTGGTTGCCACCGATATCGCTTCGCGTGGAATCCACGTGGGTGACATTGCCCATGTGATCAACTACGATCTTCCGACCTTGCCTGAAGATTTTATTCATCGCGTAGGCCGCACCGGGCGCGCCGGGGCACGTGGCCTGGCTTCAACCCTGGTATCGGGCGCCGAGGTCTCGGAACTCCGCCAGATCGAGCGTGCTCTGAAGCTGCGCATCGAGCGCAAGCA